CTGATCGTCTCCCCGGGGGCGGCAGGCCCCTTGCGCACCACCATATGCACACCGACACGTGTCCTCAGATTCTTGTGCCCGGTCGCCATGCAGTCACCACTCAGACTGTTGAGACTCGCATGCGTCACAAGGTGATCGAAAGAAGGCCCCTTGGCCGAGTAATTATAGTAATCCGCCACTTCCGACGGAATATGCATCTGCGGGCAGCTCGGAGCGAACGCATCGTCATCGCTTTCCGTGCATCCGGTCAGCGCCAGAGGCAGCATCAGAGCCGCGAAGCCCGTAACGCTCCATTTCATGAACCACACGCGACTCGATAGGCGGCCATTCGCGGCAGGCGAACGGAAAGAGTGTAGAAACACAGGCGAAGACCGGGTCATGCGACAATCCAGACTGACAAATTTCACGACCTGACGCCGCACTTATCCTCCAGCGGAGGCGTTATGCAGTGGGCACAGATCACAGGTCGAGTATCGACCAGAAATGCCTCCACGAAAACAGGGCCTGCCTGAAATCCTACACAAAAAAATAAACAGTCACACACTGTATGGGGCAAAAGGCTTGTTTTGTGCCATAAGGGATTGGCAGCTCTTTATCACGATACGGCTTGCGCGATCCGTCCGTCTTGCGTAGGGCGGGGCAAAACCTGTCCTGTGGCCAGCCGGCGCTTATGCCGGTCGCCCCGTAATATCGCCCGCCGAATGTTTGGGGAACACCATGCCCGACCAGTCCACACTCTCCCTGAAACCTGTCGAAACGCAGGACCAGACACGCGCCCTTAAAGTGCTGCTGGCCGGCCCCCGCGGGTTCTGCGCCGGCGTCGATCGCGCCATTCGCGTGGTGGAAGAAGCCATCCGCGCTTATGGCGCGCCGGTCTATGTGCGCCATGAAATCGTCCATAATCGGACTGTGGTCGAAGAACTGGAAGAAAAAGGCGCGATCTTCGTGGAGGAACTCGATGAGGTTCCTGCCGACGGTCATGTGGTCTTCTCCGCCCACGGTGTTCCCAAGGCCGTTCCGGCCGAGGCCGTGCGTCGCAACCTGCTTTATCTTGATGCGACCTGCCCGCTGGTGTCCAAGGTTCACCGTGAAGCCGAACGGCATTACGCCAATGGCGGACCGGAAAGCCGTCATATTCTGATGATCGGTCACGCGGGCCACCCGGAAGTCATCGGCACGATGGGCCAGCTTCCTCCCGGTGCTGTAACGCTCATCAATGACGCGGAAGAAGCCCGTACGGTGCAGCCTGCCGATCCGGCGCGCCTCGCCTTCATCACGCAGACCACGCTCTCGGTCGATGATACGGCTGAAATCGTGGACATCCTGCGCGACCGGTTCCCGCTCATCGAAGGTCCGAAGCGCGAAGATATCTGCTACGCGACAACCAACCGTCAGGAAGCCGTGAAGGCCATTGCGCCGGAGTGTGATCTGGTCATCGTCATCGGCTCGCCCAACTCCTCCAACTCGCAGCGCCTGCGCGAAGTCGCCGAGCGTTCCGGCACCAAGCGCGCTCTGCTCGTTCCCAAGCTGGCGGCTCTCGACTGGTCCGTGCTGGAAGGCGTGAAGACGCTGGGCATCACGGCGGGCGCTTCCGCGCCGGAAGCCCTCGTGCAGGAAATGGTCAACGAGCTTGCCAAGCGTTACACGCTGCAGATCGACGAGCGCACCGTGAAGGAAGAAAACGTCACATTCCGTCTTCCCGCACCGCTCGGCTAAATTAAAAGAGACTCATGGCCGTCTACACAGAAATCACTGACGAGGAGCTTTCAGAGTTTCTCGTCGGTTATGATATCGGGCACCTGACTGCCTTTCGCGGCATTGCCGAAGGTGTCGAGAACAGCAATTTCCTTCTCCGCACCGAGAAAGACGGCAGGGAATCCGACTACATTCTGACGCTCTACGAGAAGCGTGTGAACCCTGATGATCTTCCGTGGTTTCTCGGTTTCATGCGTCATCTGGCGACCCAAGGTGTATCCTGCCCCCTGCCCGTCTGTGGCCGGGATGGTGAAGCCCTCCGCACACTCGCAGGCCGTCCCGCCGCGATCACGACGTTCCTGTCCGGTGTCTGGCCACGTCATATTCACAGTGAACACTGCCATCCGCTTGGAGAAGCGCTCGCGCGCCTTCATCAAGCTGGCGACAGCTATGCGCCCGTTCGCCCTAATAGTCTCGGCCCCGACGCATGGCGACCACTTCTGGAGGATATAAACGGTTTTGGCGGTCCAGCCGCGGGTAAATTGGATTATATCCCAGAGCGTGTGTCTGATGAGATCATTTCAGAACTCTGTTGCGCACTCGATCGAATTCTTGCGACATGGCCTGGCGGCCACAATCAGGTTGACCTTCCACGTGGACAAATTCACGCCGACATGTTTCCGGACAATGTATTCTTCCGCGATCATCAGGTGTCCGGTCTCATCGATTTCTATTTCGCTTGTACGGACCTGCTTGCCTACGATGTCGCCATCTGCCTGAATGCCTGGTGCTTCAATGACGATGGCACAAAATTCAACGAAACATTCGCCCGGCAACTCATCGCCGGATATGAGAGCGTTCGCCCATTCAGCTCTGCCGAACGGAAAATTCTCCCTTTGCTCTGCGCCGGTGCTGCCATGCGCTTCGCCCTGACTCGTATGTATGACTGGATCAGCACGCCGCCTGGCGCCATGGTAACACGCAAAAATCCCATGGATTACATCCACCGCCTCCGGTTTCATCTCGCTGTCGATAACAGCGGAGTTTACGGTGTCTGAAGCGCACGATACGCCTGAAGTTGCTCAGGATGATGACTCGGTTGTGCTGGTATGGACCGACGGTGGATGTCGGCCTAACCCCGGCCCCGGTGGCTGGGGCGTTCTGCTGCGTTACAAGGGCCATGAGCGTGAACTGTCCGGCGGCGAGGCCGAGACCACCAACAACCGCATGGAACTGACAGCCGCCGCCGAGGCTCTGGAGGCCATGAAGCGGCCATGCAGGATCGCCCTGCATACTGACAGCGAATATGTCCGCAACGGCATCACCCGCTGGCATACGGGCTGGGTCCGTCGCAACTGGCGCAACGCCGCCGGCGATCCGGTCAAGAACATGGATTTATGGCGACGGCTGCTTGATGCGGCCAAGCCTCACGATGTTTCCTGGCACTGGGTCAAAGGTCATTCCGGAGTGCCGGAAAATGAACGGGTGGATCAACTCGCGACAGATGCCCGTATTGCTATCGAAAACGGCTCACCGGTCAAATAATAACCGGAAAAACGCTCAGATTTAGAAGCAGGACAGGGCTGGACTTGCCGGGGACGACCTGAAGTGGAACACTGGCGTTTTCGTTTTTCAGTGAGTTTTACGATGTCGATCCGGTTCCGCTCCCTCTCCGCCCTCCTCCTTCTGGCCGGTCTGTCGCTGGCGCCAGTAGCAATGGCCGCAGACGCGCCGTGTGAGAGCGACCTTTGCCGCTCCGTACGCCAGTCCTGGTCTTCCGTCAGCCACGACACCACTAACGCCGCAGAGTGGACCAAGAAGGAAAGTGTGAAAGGCTGGGACGCCACCAAAGATGGCGCTTCAAAAGCGGCTCACTGGACTGGAAAAGAGAGCAAAAAGGATTGGGATGCCACGAAGAAAGGCACCTCAAACGCAGCCCACTGGGCCGGCAAGGAAGGTGAGAAGGGTTGGAAGGCCACGAAAGCTGGCGCCAAAAAAGCCGCTCATGACACAGCGACATGGACGAAGAAGACTGTGAACGACGTCACACAGTAAAGATTCCGGCAGTCGCAAGACAGTCAGCGATTACTGAGGGAGCCACGGGCGAAAATACTCTGTTTCCGTCCGTGGTCCCTGAACCGTTTTGCTAATTGATGATCTTCATCTGGATTGAAGCAGAGCGTTCCACAACATTGATGGCAACCTCGTCACCAGCGCGCGCAACCCTGACAGTCAGCCATTCTCCTCCGACAGCCAGATTGAAGAGCTTCAGGGACTGGATTGCTTCGGGCAAAACCGGTCGGACGAATTCGACCGCAACATTGTCGGGATCATAACGCAAGCCTATGACCGCCTGCACCAACGCGGGCAAGGTGGCCGCTGCCCACGCCTGAGGTGAACAGGCCACAGGATAGCGCACCGGCCCTTCTGCCTGACTGCGTGTAAATCCACAGAATAATTCGGGTAAACGACGAAGATCGGTATGCAGCGCGGCATCGCTCAATCCGGAGAAGATAAGAGCCGCCTCTTTTCTCAGACCATGCTTCACAAAACCCATCGCGATCAGGGCATTATCGTGCGGCCATACGGAACCATTGTGATAGGCCATGGGATTATACCGCGCCTCCCCTTCGGGAATGGTCCGGATTCCCCAGCCGGAGAATGATTTTCGATTCATCAGGTTTCGGACGACTTTATCGAGCCTTTCACCCGGCACCATGTCAGTCAGCAATACATGCCCGGCATTTGAAGACCGCACGACACACTGCTGCTTCTTACCATCCAAAGCGATGACGTAGGTTCCGATATCATCATTCCAGAACTTCAGATTGAAAGAGACCCTCAGAGCATCCGCTCTCGTATCCTGATGGGCTGCGTAGGCAGTTTGCCCGAGCCTGCGTCCGATAACAGCCGCAGCACGCCTTGCCGCGTAGACGTAGGCCTGCACTTCACACAGCGCGATCGGTCCTTCGGCTATGGAGCCATCCGCATGGAAAATACTGTCATGGCTGTCCTTCCACCCCTGATTGACAAGTCCATCCTTGTTTTTACGGCCATATTCCACAAAACCGTCACCATCGCGATCGCCGAATCTCTCTATCCAGTCAATCGCCCGCGTAATGTGTGGCCAGAGATGGCTGAGCGTCCCGACATCCCCTGTACGGTCGAGATAAGCTCCCGCCAGCATGACAAACAGCGGTGTGGAATCAATTGAACCATAATAGCGCCTGAAAGGCACTTCCCTGAGTTCAGCCATTTCGCCCAGACGCACTTCATGCAGGATTTTCCCTGGTTCCGCATCAGCCAGAGGATCTTCATGATCAGCCTGATTGACAGCCAGATACTGGAGAACGCCTTTTGCGATCAGTGGGTCGAGCCACAAGGTCTGTAGCGCCGTGATCAGGGCATCCCGCCCAAAAACCGTGCTGTACCAAGGGATACCGGCATAAGGGTATGGACCGGTCTTTTTCTCCGTCAGCAGCATATAGATATCGCAGATGGACCGACGGATCGCCTCATTGAAAGCTTCATTCGACGTGGCGATGGCCGACGCCCGGGATGACGCAGTTCTCAGCGCCCGGCGTGCCGCCACAGCAGCCGAGAGGAAAGTGCGCGCCGGAGGCTGATTACTTTGCTCTCTCTCGGCTGGATCGCACTGGACCTCCAGATGGATCAGCATCTTTTCTCCGGGTTTGATCGCGAAACTGAACGTTGCCCGATCTGTCGATAATGTTTTCGGTTGAGGGCAGAACCGCAGACGGGTTGTCCGGGTGCGATCGTCCAGACCTTTATAGGAAAGAGTGACTGTGTCGTTTTCCAGAACAGGTTGAAGAGATTCACCCCGTCTGGTACGTTTCATGCCTCTTGCTTCGAAAAGATCGGCAAAATCGGCAAAAAACCGCATGTCACAGACAATTTCGTGAGGGATTGTATCAAAATTGCGTATTTCAATCCGCTCGTAGCATCCTCCCTTCCAGAGAAAACGCGATCGCAGCACATGGAGCAGATCATGCGCCAGCCGCGTTCCATTCCGCAGTGACAAATTTTCATTTGTCAAATTCACTGACATCATAATGTTGTTTTCACGAACAACAGACGAGAGGAGAATGGGCCGCTGGTCTTCCAGGCGGAATGTCAGGCCCGACAGGTAGCGTGTGTCACGATAATACAGCCCATCAGCAATATCCTGCCCCCACAGTATGTCTCCGGTCTGATCAAAGACGCCAAAAAGATCATCATTTTTCAGGCAATGCAGCCGTCTGTTCGACAGGATCGCACTCGCCATCGAACTCAGTTCGTCGGAAACAGGTGTAGTATCCGGTTGTTCATCGACAGAAGTATCAATGTGATCGGCAGGACCAGTAGGCTGGGCATCCATGAAAACATACTCCATTCTGTGTCTGGCAGGACAGCAGCAAAGGAAAAATGTATCTTTTTATAAAGTGGCGTTTCTCCGCCATCTGATGCCTAACGCAGCATGAACGCAATGGTCGCTCCAACGGAAGAAAAACTTCCTTACGGATGAGTTATCTTTCCGTCGGCAGCTCAGAACCTCGGCGGAAGGATCATGGCCTGACGCACCATATGCACAGGATTCGCTCGGTAGGATGCCAGCGAACGTCCTCCGCTTTCCCCGCCGAAAAAAGCAGGCCGGGAAGCTGGAGCCGCATATCCGCGTGACGGAGCAGCCGATGGCGCAGGTGCTGCGGCGCTCCCACCACCTCCCCCCATTGAAGCCATGGTGGCGGCCGCTCCCCGAGAGGTCACATAGGGTGTGGTCGGCTGTGTCGAGGGGGCCAGCGGCGACGTGTGATGAGGTGTCATCGCGGTGGACTGTGCAGTGTTATGCGGCACACCCGTGCTGGATGGCATCGTGCTGGACGGCATCGCCCAGGATTCCAGCACTTTCCACTGATAGGCGGACCCGATGTTGGGTGTGAAGGAGTGGTAGGCGGCGGCCGCTCTGGGCCAGCTTCCAGTCCGGCCGAACAATTCGGTCAGGAAACGCGCTGCAAACATGGCGTTTGTAGAGGGATCGAACGCTGCTTCCAGGGAGGGAAAAGCATCGGCATGCTGCTGGAGATTCACCTGCATGCAGCCAACATCAATCGAGCGGATACCCTGCGCCTGAAAAGCGCGAACGGCTTCCATGGCCTCCCGCTTGTTGTCGTAAACATAACCTTTGCCCTGCGCGTTGACCGTCCACGGCCAGGGCACCAGTTCACCATTGACATGACGACCACTCTCGACACGTCCCATGGCGACGAGAAACTGGTCGGGAATCCGGGTGCTACGCTCCGCCATCAGGATGGCGCTTGTGCACAGGCGCGCATCTCCGGGCGCTATGTTCCCCGAGGACTGCATCTGCGCCATTGCAGTCGGCTGTGTCATAGCCGGGGCAGTCGCGCTGGGGGAAGCTGTGTCGCCGGACGCCGCAAACGGCGAAGGAGAGTGTGCAGTCGACCAGAAGGGCTGGCCATTCGCGTCCCGCTGAGCGAAAGGTGGATGCGCTGCCCACGACATGGCTGGAAGCTGGGACTCCGCCCATGCTCCCGAAACCGGTCCAGACACGCACCCGATGGCAAGAAAAAGAAAACGCCGCATCCCAGCAGAATGCGGCGTTTTTCCTAATCAACCGTTAGCAGTGCGTTACGCGCCCCCCAGAGCCTTCTGCAGCCGGGCATCGATCGCATCGAGGAATGGCTGCGTATCGAGCCATTTCGTGCCTTTTCCGACCAGCGCCGCCAGATCCTTGGTCATCTCACCGGCTTCCACGGCCTCGACGCAGACGCGCTCAAGAGTCTCGGCGAATTTCACCACTTCCGGCGTCTCGTCGAACCGGCCGCGATAGGCCAGACCACGGGTCCATGCGTAGATCGAGGCAATCGGATTCGTGCTCGTCGGACGGCCTTTCTGATGTTCGCGATAATGACGTGTCACCGTCCCGTGCGCGGCTTCGGACTCAACGATGGTGCCGGTCGGATCGAGCAGAACGGACGTCATCAGTCCGAGGCTGCCGAAGCCCTGCGCCACGATGTCGCTTTCCACATCGCCGTCGTAGTTTTTACAGGCCCAGACATAACCGCCTTCCCACTTGAGAGCGGAGGCCACCATGTCGTCGATCAGACGGTGCTCATAGGTGATACCCAGCTTTTCGAAATCAGCCTTGAATTCACTGTCATAGATTTCCTGAAACACGTCCTTGAACATGCCGTCATAGGCCTTGAGGATCGTGTTCTTGGTTGAGAGGTAGACCGGGAACTTGCGGTCACGGCCATAGCTCAGCGATGCTCGTGCGAACCCTTCGATGGACGCACGGGTATTGTGCATGCCCAGCGCCACACCCGGTCCCTTGAAGTCATGCACTTCAAGCTCAAGCGGCTCGCCGCCATCGGCTGGCACATAGTTCAGGGTCACCTTGCCGGGACCGGGAATCTTCGTCTCGGCGGCGCGGTAGATGTCGCCGTAAGCATGGCGCCCGATGACGATCGGCTTGCTCCAGTGCGGCACCAGACGCGGCACGTTCGAGCAGATGATCGGCTCACGGAAGATGGTGCCGTCAAGGATGTTGCGGATCGTGCCGTTTGGCGAACGCCACATCTTCTTGAGACCAAACTCCTCAACACGCGCCTCATCCGGCGTGATGGTCGCGCATTTGACGCCCACCCGATACTTCTTGATCGCCTCAGCAGCCTCAACCGTGACCTTGTCATCGGTCCTGTCGCG
The Acetobacter aceti genome window above contains:
- the ispH gene encoding 4-hydroxy-3-methylbut-2-enyl diphosphate reductase: MPDQSTLSLKPVETQDQTRALKVLLAGPRGFCAGVDRAIRVVEEAIRAYGAPVYVRHEIVHNRTVVEELEEKGAIFVEELDEVPADGHVVFSAHGVPKAVPAEAVRRNLLYLDATCPLVSKVHREAERHYANGGPESRHILMIGHAGHPEVIGTMGQLPPGAVTLINDAEEARTVQPADPARLAFITQTTLSVDDTAEIVDILRDRFPLIEGPKREDICYATTNRQEAVKAIAPECDLVIVIGSPNSSNSQRLREVAERSGTKRALLVPKLAALDWSVLEGVKTLGITAGASAPEALVQEMVNELAKRYTLQIDERTVKEENVTFRLPAPLG
- a CDS encoding homoserine kinase, translating into MAVYTEITDEELSEFLVGYDIGHLTAFRGIAEGVENSNFLLRTEKDGRESDYILTLYEKRVNPDDLPWFLGFMRHLATQGVSCPLPVCGRDGEALRTLAGRPAAITTFLSGVWPRHIHSEHCHPLGEALARLHQAGDSYAPVRPNSLGPDAWRPLLEDINGFGGPAAGKLDYIPERVSDEIISELCCALDRILATWPGGHNQVDLPRGQIHADMFPDNVFFRDHQVSGLIDFYFACTDLLAYDVAICLNAWCFNDDGTKFNETFARQLIAGYESVRPFSSAERKILPLLCAGAAMRFALTRMYDWISTPPGAMVTRKNPMDYIHRLRFHLAVDNSGVYGV
- the rnhA gene encoding ribonuclease HI — protein: MSEAHDTPEVAQDDDSVVLVWTDGGCRPNPGPGGWGVLLRYKGHERELSGGEAETTNNRMELTAAAEALEAMKRPCRIALHTDSEYVRNGITRWHTGWVRRNWRNAAGDPVKNMDLWRRLLDAAKPHDVSWHWVKGHSGVPENERVDQLATDARIAIENGSPVK
- a CDS encoding amylo-alpha-1,6-glucosidase, producing MDAQPTGPADHIDTSVDEQPDTTPVSDELSSMASAILSNRRLHCLKNDDLFGVFDQTGDILWGQDIADGLYYRDTRYLSGLTFRLEDQRPILLSSVVRENNIMMSVNLTNENLSLRNGTRLAHDLLHVLRSRFLWKGGCYERIEIRNFDTIPHEIVCDMRFFADFADLFEARGMKRTRRGESLQPVLENDTVTLSYKGLDDRTRTTRLRFCPQPKTLSTDRATFSFAIKPGEKMLIHLEVQCDPAEREQSNQPPARTFLSAAVAARRALRTASSRASAIATSNEAFNEAIRRSICDIYMLLTEKKTGPYPYAGIPWYSTVFGRDALITALQTLWLDPLIAKGVLQYLAVNQADHEDPLADAEPGKILHEVRLGEMAELREVPFRRYYGSIDSTPLFVMLAGAYLDRTGDVGTLSHLWPHITRAIDWIERFGDRDGDGFVEYGRKNKDGLVNQGWKDSHDSIFHADGSIAEGPIALCEVQAYVYAARRAAAVIGRRLGQTAYAAHQDTRADALRVSFNLKFWNDDIGTYVIALDGKKQQCVVRSSNAGHVLLTDMVPGERLDKVVRNLMNRKSFSGWGIRTIPEGEARYNPMAYHNGSVWPHDNALIAMGFVKHGLRKEAALIFSGLSDAALHTDLRRLPELFCGFTRSQAEGPVRYPVACSPQAWAAATLPALVQAVIGLRYDPDNVAVEFVRPVLPEAIQSLKLFNLAVGGEWLTVRVARAGDEVAINVVERSASIQMKIIN
- a CDS encoding transglycosylase SLT domain-containing protein — its product is MRRFLFLAIGCVSGPVSGAWAESQLPAMSWAAHPPFAQRDANGQPFWSTAHSPSPFAASGDTASPSATAPAMTQPTAMAQMQSSGNIAPGDARLCTSAILMAERSTRIPDQFLVAMGRVESGRHVNGELVPWPWTVNAQGKGYVYDNKREAMEAVRAFQAQGIRSIDVGCMQVNLQQHADAFPSLEAAFDPSTNAMFAARFLTELFGRTGSWPRAAAAYHSFTPNIGSAYQWKVLESWAMPSSTMPSSTGVPHNTAQSTAMTPHHTSPLAPSTQPTTPYVTSRGAAATMASMGGGGGSAAAPAPSAAPSRGYAAPASRPAFFGGESGGRSLASYRANPVHMVRQAMILPPRF
- a CDS encoding NADP-dependent isocitrate dehydrogenase; translation: MAKIKVKNPVVELDGDEMTRIIWHFIKDRLILPYLDIDLKYYDLGIENRDRTDDKVTVEAAEAIKKYRVGVKCATITPDEARVEEFGLKKMWRSPNGTIRNILDGTIFREPIICSNVPRLVPHWSKPIVIGRHAYGDIYRAAETKIPGPGKVTLNYVPADGGEPLELEVHDFKGPGVALGMHNTRASIEGFARASLSYGRDRKFPVYLSTKNTILKAYDGMFKDVFQEIYDSEFKADFEKLGITYEHRLIDDMVASALKWEGGYVWACKNYDGDVESDIVAQGFGSLGLMTSVLLDPTGTIVESEAAHGTVTRHYREHQKGRPTSTNPIASIYAWTRGLAYRGRFDETPEVVKFAETLERVCVEAVEAGEMTKDLAALVGKGTKWLDTQPFLDAIDARLQKALGGA